The Terriglobales bacterium genome segment CCTTTTTCGATGGGCGCAACACTCCCTTATTGTCAACTTCGTCGAAATCGACCTCCTCGGTCGCGCTGAAGCGCTGCATGTCGCCGACCAGGTCCTGGACCCGCTGGCTGGCGCCCGCCACAACCTCTCCCAGTGGGCACGGAGTTTCAGTACTTAGGGGGGCGAATACATGATCGATGTCCGGCGGGGCCCAGGCGAAGGATGGGCTACTGCGACTATCGTCGCCTGCTGCCGCACCGGCCAGGAGCACGGCGGCAATCACCGCGCGCGCGAAGCGGTTCCGTCGCGCGCATGTGGCGCCCCGGCCGAGGTCTGCCCAGCAGATCGAGCCCATGAGCCCTCCTTGGGCCGGAAGCAGCACCGCAGGACACTGCTTGCACCTGGCCGGTGATCTGTTCAGGTGCCGAGGGTTCCTGGGGATCAGCCCAATCAGTGCGTGGGAATGAGTCTGGAGCAGGGCCCGGGGACCGCCAGAATGAGGACAGATGATAACCCACAGTCCCCCGGTCTGCACGCTATTGGCTGGCGCCCGGTGGACACCCGCCGACCCCTGCCGCTACACTGCTGCCGCTCAGAATCGCTAAGGAGAATCCCCCATGAAGCGTTTGTTAGTCGTGACTCTGCTGGTCGCGTTGGCGCTTCCGGCGCTGGCGCAGGCCCCACCTGCTCCCCCTAAACCCGGCCCCGAGCAACAGCGGCTGGCTTATTACCTGGGCACCTGGGTCTCCACCGCCGACATGAAGCCCAGCCCCTTCGGGCCCGGCGGCAAGACCACCTTCACCGAGCACAACGAATGGTTCCCCGGCGGCTTCTTTCTGGTCACCCACAGCGACGGTGTCATGCCCGGCAACTTCAAGATGAAGGGCCTGGCCACCATGGGCTATGACGCCGCCAAGAAGGAGTACTTCTACCACGCCGTCAACAGCATCGGCATGGCCGAATACGCCACCGGCCGGGTTGACGGCGACACCTGGACCTGGAATTCGGAGATGCCGTTAGGCGGCAAGGCCTATAAGAATCGTTTCACCATCAAGGAAAAGTCTCCCACCTCCTATGACTTCAAGTTCGAGCAATCCGAGGATGGGATGAACTGGAACACCGTCATGGAAGGCAGCGCCCACAAGACCGCCGCCGCGGCGAAGACCGCGAGCAAAGCTGGAACGGGCGCGAAGAAAGCTCCCGCCAAGTCCAGCACCGAAACCAGCACCACCACGGCCACCAAGAAGACGACCACCACCAAGTGACCGGGGTCACCTCCGAGCAAGGGCCGCGTCACAGCGGCCCTCTTTCTCTTCGCGCTATAACCGGGGGA includes the following:
- a CDS encoding DUF1579 family protein yields the protein MKRLLVVTLLVALALPALAQAPPAPPKPGPEQQRLAYYLGTWVSTADMKPSPFGPGGKTTFTEHNEWFPGGFFLVTHSDGVMPGNFKMKGLATMGYDAAKKEYFYHAVNSIGMAEYATGRVDGDTWTWNSEMPLGGKAYKNRFTIKEKSPTSYDFKFEQSEDGMNWNTVMEGSAHKTAAAAKTASKAGTGAKKAPAKSSTETSTTTATKKTTTTK